In Rhizophagus irregularis chromosome 7, complete sequence, a single genomic region encodes these proteins:
- a CDS encoding uncharacterized protein (SECRETED:cutsite_SSS-LV; SECRETED:prob_0.4699); SECRETED:SignalP(1-21), with protein sequence MKIIVITAIIAILAFATLSSSLVIRQENSDDIATIRKANADEAEKLQEEFASFTPDKDCQVNDLACINKDFAMCAPTIEDGKVVNKFVLFPCGTTLECFALPLVLKRGTSITCTTPKDREDRLFQARNNL encoded by the exons atgaaaatcatcGTAATTACAGCTATTATTGCAATTTTGGCTTTCGCCACCCTTTCTTCCTCTTTAGTTATTAGACAAGAAAATTCAGATGATATTGCCACAATTCGTAAAGCTAATGCTGATGAAGCCGAAAAATTACAAGAGGAATTCGCATCATTTACCCCGGATAAAGATTGTCAAGTTAATGATTTAGCctgtattaataaagattttgcTATGTGTGCTCCAACAATAGAAGATGGCAAAGTTGTCAATAAATTCGTACTTTTCCCTTGTGGTACTACTTTGGAATGTTTCGCATTACCTTTAGTTCTTAAACGTGGCACTTCCATCACTTGTA CAACACCAAAAGACCGTGAAGACCGTCTTTTCCAAGCACGCAATAACTTATAA